CAGGAAGTTCTCGGGAACATTCGCCTGCAGCCAGGTTCGCAACTCGTTCCCTTCATGAGCAAAGCCCTTGTTGGCATGATTGTCATTTTTGCCACCCCGATCGGGGCCGACGAGCGGCGTTGGACTGATGAGTATCTTCCAAGTCGCGTCACTCCCCTTCACCGTTTCCTTGAACCACGCTTTTTGTTCGTCGCCCCAGATGGTTTTTTCTGGACCGTCGGCCATGTTGTTGGGCGAGCGATAGTCGCGACCGTCGGTCAGCCAAATTTGCAGATCGCGGCCCCAGCGAAAGGTCCGATACCCTTTGCCCGCCAGCGGCGCTTGCTGCAGAAAAATCTGCTGCCCTTCCGCAAACGACAGCAGCCCTTGTTTATTGCCCGGCCACGTATCGTTCTTGAGCGTGTCGTGATCGTCCTTTAGCCAGTAGGTCCCGGTGTTCCGCAGCAGTTCGACCTGGCGCGGCAGCGAGAACATCCGTTCCCAGTGCAAGCGCGCCAGTGCCGGTGTTACCGCGCGAGGCGGATCATTGTCGTAATAAACCAGGTCGCCGGTGAGCGAAACGAACTTCGGCGCGAGTGCGAGCATCGACGGATAAATGCCGTGCCCATCGACATGCCCCCGGTCGGGATAGCCTTGGCAGGTCATCACGCAGAACGTGAAATTGCCGGGCGTTTTTTCTACAGGAGCCGTTTCGAACTTACCAGCGAACGACGGGTGCAGCGGCGCAGTCGCTGAATCGCGCGACTCGATCTGGTAGTGATAAACGGTGGCGGGGTTCAGGCCGGACAACGCGAATTGGGCGATGAAGT
Above is a window of Anatilimnocola aggregata DNA encoding:
- a CDS encoding alkaline phosphatase D family protein, translating into MTTNKGPAMNNTDNSLTRRGFLATSAGTALALQVAEASAAEKDQPRQATGSRVGEITPTSAIVWARLTKHSTRNNKGLILRGRGKEQETAPTELSPAEIEGACPGAAGQVRVRYGTEIALSDAKETAWRDVDEAGDFIAQFALSGLNPATVYHYQIESRDSATAPLHPSFAGKFETAPVEKTPGNFTFCVMTCQGYPDRGHVDGHGIYPSMLALAPKFVSLTGDLVYYDNDPPRAVTPALARLHWERMFSLPRQVELLRNTGTYWLKDDHDTLKNDTWPGNKQGLLSFAEGQQIFLQQAPLAGKGYRTFRWGRDLQIWLTDGRDYRSPNNMADGPEKTIWGDEQKAWFKETVKGSDATWKILISPTPLVGPDRGGKNDNHANKGFAHEGNELRTWLQANVPENFLILCGDRHWQYHSVDPATGVREFSVGAASNEHAGGTPGEDKTFHQFHRVKGGFVSVTLKEVGGQSEITVAHRDLDGNVVHEWKKQRACG